From a region of the Nitrospira sp. genome:
- a CDS encoding methane monooxygenase/ammonia monooxygenase subunit C encodes MASPQATADKGYDISQWYDSKPVKLGWLAILGIGVFWVLYQRAFGYSHGLDSMTPEFDSVWMGLWRFNILANAVFFATTIGWIWVTRDRNLANLDHKLELKRYFYWMGWLVCYIWGVYYAGSYTLEQDAAWHQVIIRDTSFTASHIVAFYGTFPLYITCGVASYLYAQTRLPLYAQATSFPLVAAVVGPMFILPNVGLNEWGHAFWFVDELFSAPLHWGFVTLGWCGLFGAAGGVAAQIVSRMSNLADVIWNNAPKSILDPFPSQVGPGHKTVY; translated from the coding sequence ATGGCATCACCTCAGGCGACTGCTGACAAAGGGTATGACATTTCACAGTGGTATGACTCGAAGCCGGTGAAGTTGGGCTGGCTGGCGATTCTGGGGATCGGGGTGTTTTGGGTGCTGTATCAACGGGCGTTCGGGTACTCGCACGGGTTAGACTCCATGACCCCCGAGTTCGATTCGGTGTGGATGGGGCTGTGGCGGTTTAACATCTTAGCGAACGCGGTGTTCTTTGCGACGACGATCGGGTGGATCTGGGTGACGCGGGATCGGAACCTGGCGAACCTGGACCACAAGCTGGAGCTGAAGCGGTACTTTTACTGGATGGGCTGGCTCGTCTGCTACATCTGGGGGGTGTACTACGCGGGCAGCTACACGTTAGAGCAAGATGCGGCGTGGCACCAAGTGATCATCCGGGACACGAGCTTCACGGCGAGCCACATTGTGGCGTTCTACGGGACGTTCCCGTTGTACATCACGTGCGGCGTGGCGAGCTACCTGTATGCGCAGACGCGGTTACCGCTGTACGCCCAGGCGACGTCGTTCCCGCTGGTGGCGGCGGTGGTGGGGCCGATGTTCATCCTGCCGAACGTGGGGTTGAACGAGTGGGGGCATGCGTTCTGGTTCGTCGATGAATTGTTCTCGGCCCCGTTGCACTGGGGCTTTGTGACGTTGGGGTGGTGCGGGTTGTTCGGCGCGGCAGGCGGCGTGGCGGCGCAGATCGTGAGCCGGATGTCGAATCTGGCGGACGTGATCTGGAACAACGCGCCGAAGAGCATCCTGGATCCGTTCCCCAGCCAGGTGGGCCCCGGGCACAAGACCGTGTACTGA
- a CDS encoding methane monooxygenase/ammonia monooxygenase subunit A, with protein sequence MFRTDEIIKASKLPPEGVAMSRHIDYIYFIPILFVTIVGTFHMHFDLLAGDWDFWIDWKDRQWWPIVTPVTAITFCAALQYYNWVNYRQPFGATITILALLAGKWVTIVAAWWWWSNYPYNFVMPSTLLPSALVLDIVLLLTRNWTLTAVIGAWLFAALFYPTNWAIFAYSHTPLVIDGTLLSWADYMGFAYVRTGTPEYIRMIEVGSLRTFGGHSTMISSFFAAFASSLMYILWWQFGKFFCTSYFYLTDDRQRTTKVYDVFAYATLANQDKAKVGGKA encoded by the coding sequence ATGTTTAGAACCGATGAGATTATTAAGGCCTCGAAGTTGCCGCCGGAAGGCGTGGCGATGTCCAGGCACATCGATTACATTTATTTCATTCCGATCTTGTTTGTGACCATCGTGGGCACGTTCCACATGCACTTCGACCTGCTGGCGGGCGACTGGGATTTCTGGATTGATTGGAAGGATCGGCAGTGGTGGCCGATCGTGACGCCCGTCACGGCGATTACCTTTTGTGCGGCTCTCCAATATTACAATTGGGTGAACTATCGCCAGCCCTTTGGGGCGACGATCACCATCCTGGCGCTGCTGGCCGGGAAGTGGGTGACGATCGTGGCCGCCTGGTGGTGGTGGTCGAACTATCCGTATAACTTCGTCATGCCGTCCACTCTGCTGCCGAGCGCGCTGGTGCTGGACATCGTCTTGTTGTTGACCCGGAACTGGACGTTGACGGCGGTGATCGGCGCGTGGCTGTTTGCCGCGTTGTTCTATCCGACCAACTGGGCCATCTTCGCCTATAGCCATACGCCGCTCGTCATCGACGGCACCTTGCTGTCGTGGGCGGACTACATGGGCTTTGCGTATGTTCGGACCGGGACGCCGGAGTACATTCGGATGATCGAAGTGGGCTCGCTACGCACGTTCGGCGGGCACAGCACCATGATCTCCTCGTTCTTCGCGGCGTTCGCGTCGTCGTTGATGTACATCCTGTGGTGGCAGTTCGGGAAGTTCTTCTGCACATCCTACTTCTACCTGACGGATGACCGGCAGCGGACGACCAAAGTGTACGATGTGTTCGCGTACGCCACGTTGGCGAACCAGGACAAGGCCAAAGTCGGAGGGAAAGCATGA
- a CDS encoding ATP-dependent metallopeptidase FtsH/Yme1/Tma family protein produces MVVGLSMVFLLNLWNMPTRVSEEEIIFSDFMAKLDQGDIEKVIIKGHHISGVLKDSSRLRTYAADYPDLVQVLREKHVQIEVKPLDESPWYVQFLMTWGPFVLFLGLLLFFMRRMQVGKEALSLGKSKARMQTDARKKVTFSDVAGIDEAKEEVQETVEFLKDPRRFQKLGGRIPKGVLVVGPPGTGKTLLAKAIAGEAGVPFFSISGSDFVEMFVGVGASRVRDMFEQAKKHAPCIIFIDEIDAVGRSRGAGLGGGNDEREQTLNQLLVEMDGFDTTEGVILVAATNRPDVLDPALLRTGRFDRQVVVNQPDLRGRAQILNVHTKKVPVAADVELEKIARGTPGFSGADLENLVNEAALWAARQNKNEVGAADFEMAKDKIMMGAERKSMILTDEEKRVTAYHEAGHALMAKLLPGTDPVHKVSIIPRGRALGVTMQLPTDDRHNYSKEFLHNRLAILMGGRVAEELVFKHVTTGAGNDLERATELARKMVCEWGMSEKLGPLTFGQKEESMFLGRSFGGRRDVSSEMALEIDLEIKRLVTESYERAKQVLTEQMVSLKALAAALLEKESLDGPEIDRIILQSSPVASA; encoded by the coding sequence ATGGTGGTAGGCCTGTCCATGGTATTTCTTCTCAACCTATGGAACATGCCGACGCGCGTGTCAGAGGAAGAGATTATTTTTAGCGATTTCATGGCGAAGCTCGACCAGGGCGACATCGAGAAGGTCATCATCAAGGGACATCATATCAGCGGCGTATTAAAAGATAGTTCCCGGCTCCGAACCTACGCGGCGGACTATCCCGATCTCGTCCAGGTGCTGCGAGAGAAGCACGTTCAGATCGAGGTCAAACCACTCGATGAAAGCCCGTGGTACGTCCAATTTCTGATGACCTGGGGACCGTTCGTGCTCTTTCTGGGCCTGTTGTTGTTCTTCATGCGCCGGATGCAGGTTGGGAAGGAAGCTCTGTCCCTCGGGAAAAGCAAAGCCCGCATGCAGACGGATGCGCGGAAAAAGGTGACGTTTTCCGATGTGGCGGGAATTGATGAAGCGAAAGAAGAAGTACAGGAAACGGTTGAATTTCTGAAAGATCCTCGAAGATTCCAGAAACTCGGCGGACGCATTCCTAAGGGTGTGTTGGTCGTAGGCCCGCCGGGAACCGGGAAAACATTGTTGGCTAAAGCGATTGCCGGTGAGGCGGGAGTCCCCTTCTTCAGCATCAGCGGTTCGGATTTTGTGGAAATGTTCGTGGGGGTCGGGGCCTCTCGCGTTCGGGACATGTTCGAACAAGCGAAAAAGCATGCCCCCTGTATCATTTTTATCGACGAGATCGACGCCGTCGGGCGGTCACGGGGGGCAGGGCTTGGCGGCGGAAACGATGAACGTGAGCAGACGCTCAATCAGTTGCTGGTCGAAATGGACGGATTTGATACGACGGAGGGTGTCATCCTGGTCGCAGCCACCAATCGGCCGGATGTGCTCGACCCGGCCTTACTGAGGACGGGTCGGTTCGACAGGCAAGTAGTGGTGAATCAACCTGACCTCCGAGGCCGTGCGCAGATCCTGAACGTGCATACGAAGAAAGTGCCGGTTGCAGCTGATGTAGAACTGGAGAAGATCGCTCGAGGAACTCCCGGTTTCTCAGGCGCCGACTTGGAAAACTTGGTCAACGAGGCTGCGCTTTGGGCTGCTCGTCAGAACAAGAACGAAGTCGGGGCCGCAGACTTCGAAATGGCGAAAGACAAGATCATGATGGGCGCAGAGCGTAAGAGCATGATACTTACGGACGAGGAAAAACGAGTCACCGCCTATCACGAGGCGGGCCATGCTTTGATGGCCAAACTTCTGCCGGGCACCGATCCAGTTCACAAAGTGTCCATCATTCCAAGAGGCCGCGCACTAGGTGTGACCATGCAGTTGCCAACCGACGATCGCCACAATTACTCAAAAGAGTTTTTGCACAATAGGCTGGCGATTCTCATGGGTGGTCGAGTCGCGGAAGAACTGGTATTCAAGCACGTCACAACCGGAGCCGGCAACGATCTGGAGCGTGCAACCGAGCTCGCGCGCAAGATGGTCTGCGAATGGGGCATGAGCGAAAAGCTGGGGCCGCTGACGTTCGGGCAGAAAGAGGAATCGATGTTTCTGGGACGCTCCTTTGGGGGCAGGCGTGATGTCAGCAGTGAAATGGCGCTGGAAATCGATCTGGAGATCAAGCGTCTTGTCACAGAAAGCTACGAGCGGGCCAAGCAAGTCCTCACCGAACAGATGGTGAGCTTGAAGGCGCTGGCGGCAGCACTCTTGGAAAAAGAGTCGCTGGATGGGCCGGAAATCGACCGGATTATTCTACAGTCTTCTCCAGTCGCTTCTGCCTAA
- the uca gene encoding urea carboxylase, with translation MFEKVLIANRGTIACRIIRTLRRIGVESVAVYTDADLLSRHVVEADEAHWIGSGVAADSYLRADKILDVARRTGAQAIHPGYGFLSEQAHFAEQCAAQGISFIGPSPEQMRAFGLKHTARALAMQNQVPLLPGTGLLDSIDHAVFEAAKIGYPVMLKSTAGGGGIGMRLCRNKEELNEAYESVKYLAQNNFKDAGLFLEKYVENARHIEVQIFGDGKGGVIALGERDCSVQRRNQKVIEETPAPNLTPSVRQALLDAAARLGKAVNYQSAGTVEYIVDASSGEFYFLEVNTRLQVEHGVTEEVTGIDLVEWMVRQAAGNLPPLHSLNIQPRGVAIQARVYAESPAKDFQPSCGTLTAADFPSEARVETWVERGVEVSPYYDPMLAKIIIREPEREQAIASLTAALHKTALHGIETNLNYLKQVLHGAAFRSGRYTTGVLKGFGYHAETIEVLTPGMQTTVQDYPGRLGYWQVGVPPSGPMDDLAFRLANRLVNNRQDEAGLEITVIGPTLRFNCDSVIAATGASIEMHLDGKPLAQWQSHVVKAGALLQFGRIGSHGCRAYLAVQGGFQVPAYLGSKATFTLGQFGGHAGRVLRSGDLLHIAAMHDHIPHTVPQELIPNYTDNWQIRVLYGPHGAPEFFSDDDIRMFFETEWAIHHNSSRTGVRLIGPKPEWSRHDGGEAGLHPSNIHDNAYALGAVIFTGDMPVILGPDGPSLGGFVCPASIVRADLWKIGQLKPGDRVRFCRISAEHALALEHAQDLIIQDLRPPTIVPEPSKADLLDQSILHHIPEGPRHMQVVYRQAGDENLLIEYGPPILDLNLRFHAHALMEWLQQTIDRDHLKGIVDLTPGIRSLQIHFQPQVLPRARLLDILVDAEKSLPAIDEMEVPTRIVHLPLSWDDAATQVAIDKYMQSVRNDAPWCPSNIEFIRRINGLGSIEEVHRIVFEASYLVLGLGDVYLGAPVATPLDPRHRLVTTKYNPARTWTPENAVGIGGAYLCIYGMEGPGGYQFVGRTVQMWNRYRQTGDFKQGNPWLLRFFDQIRFYPVSGSELLELRKDFTAGRLKLKVEETTFSLKQYNTFLQQNAASISAFKTKQQAAFEAERERWRSSGQAEYISDTESGPAEPSAEIDLPEGAHAITAHVTGTVWKLLVASGQRVTAGSPVVILESMKMELTVQSPVNGTVQQLYCQEREHVSAGKLLLVIQEE, from the coding sequence ATGTTTGAGAAGGTACTGATTGCCAACCGCGGCACCATTGCTTGCCGTATCATCCGTACGCTGCGCCGTATCGGGGTGGAAAGCGTGGCTGTGTATACAGACGCCGATCTCTTGTCTCGGCACGTGGTAGAGGCTGATGAAGCCCATTGGATCGGCAGCGGAGTCGCAGCGGACAGTTATCTCCGCGCCGACAAGATTTTGGATGTTGCCAGACGAACCGGCGCACAGGCCATTCATCCCGGCTATGGCTTTCTCAGCGAGCAGGCACATTTCGCCGAGCAGTGCGCGGCCCAAGGCATTTCCTTCATCGGCCCCAGCCCGGAGCAGATGCGCGCCTTCGGTCTCAAACACACGGCGCGCGCCCTGGCTATGCAGAATCAAGTTCCGCTGCTTCCGGGGACCGGTCTGCTGGATAGCATCGACCACGCCGTATTCGAGGCGGCAAAGATCGGTTATCCCGTCATGCTGAAAAGCACAGCCGGCGGCGGCGGGATCGGCATGCGTCTGTGCCGGAACAAAGAGGAACTGAACGAGGCGTACGAGTCGGTGAAATACCTGGCACAGAACAACTTTAAGGATGCCGGCTTGTTTCTCGAAAAATACGTCGAAAATGCCCGCCACATTGAGGTTCAGATTTTCGGCGACGGGAAGGGCGGGGTGATCGCGCTGGGCGAACGTGACTGCTCAGTCCAACGGCGCAACCAGAAGGTCATAGAAGAGACCCCCGCTCCTAATCTGACTCCGTCCGTGCGTCAGGCCCTGCTGGATGCGGCCGCGCGCTTGGGGAAAGCGGTCAATTATCAGTCGGCCGGCACGGTGGAATACATTGTCGATGCCTCCAGTGGCGAGTTCTATTTCCTCGAGGTCAACACGCGTCTGCAGGTCGAGCACGGTGTGACCGAAGAAGTGACCGGCATTGATCTGGTGGAATGGATGGTACGGCAGGCTGCCGGGAATCTCCCACCGCTGCATTCACTCAACATCCAACCGCGAGGAGTCGCCATTCAAGCACGGGTGTACGCCGAGAGTCCGGCGAAAGATTTTCAACCGTCCTGCGGCACACTCACGGCCGCAGACTTTCCATCGGAAGCACGTGTCGAGACCTGGGTGGAGCGTGGTGTCGAAGTCTCTCCATACTATGACCCGATGCTGGCCAAGATTATTATCCGTGAGCCGGAGCGTGAACAAGCCATTGCAAGCCTGACGGCAGCCCTCCATAAGACCGCCCTGCACGGCATTGAAACGAATTTGAATTATCTCAAGCAAGTCCTACACGGTGCAGCGTTCCGTAGCGGTCGGTACACGACGGGTGTGCTCAAAGGATTTGGATACCACGCAGAGACCATCGAGGTGCTCACCCCTGGAATGCAGACGACGGTGCAGGACTATCCAGGACGTCTGGGGTATTGGCAAGTCGGCGTGCCGCCGTCAGGCCCGATGGATGATCTGGCATTCCGTCTGGCCAATCGCCTGGTCAACAACCGACAGGATGAGGCCGGACTCGAGATCACTGTTATCGGCCCGACCCTTCGTTTCAACTGCGACAGCGTCATTGCCGCAACCGGCGCATCGATCGAGATGCATCTGGACGGCAAACCATTGGCGCAATGGCAATCGCATGTGGTCAAGGCAGGGGCATTGCTGCAGTTCGGGCGAATCGGCAGCCATGGCTGCCGGGCCTATCTGGCCGTGCAAGGCGGCTTTCAAGTACCCGCCTACCTTGGCAGTAAGGCCACCTTCACCCTCGGCCAGTTCGGCGGACATGCCGGACGCGTTCTGCGCAGTGGCGACCTACTGCACATTGCGGCAATGCACGACCACATCCCCCACACTGTGCCGCAGGAATTGATTCCGAACTATACCGATAACTGGCAAATCCGCGTGCTGTACGGCCCACACGGAGCGCCGGAGTTTTTCTCTGATGACGATATCCGCATGTTTTTTGAGACCGAGTGGGCAATCCACCACAACTCCAGCCGTACCGGCGTACGCCTGATCGGCCCAAAGCCTGAATGGTCGCGCCACGACGGAGGCGAAGCAGGTCTGCACCCGTCCAATATCCACGACAATGCCTATGCCCTTGGCGCAGTGATTTTCACCGGCGATATGCCGGTGATATTGGGACCTGATGGTCCCAGTCTCGGCGGTTTTGTCTGCCCCGCCTCGATCGTCCGCGCCGATCTCTGGAAGATAGGTCAGCTCAAACCGGGTGATCGCGTACGCTTCTGCCGGATTTCAGCAGAACACGCATTGGCGCTTGAGCACGCACAGGACCTAATCATCCAAGACCTTCGACCTCCCACAATCGTGCCGGAGCCATCGAAAGCCGACCTGCTGGACCAGTCTATTTTGCATCACATTCCTGAAGGCCCTCGGCACATGCAGGTCGTGTATCGCCAGGCGGGCGACGAAAATCTGTTGATCGAGTATGGGCCGCCGATACTCGACCTCAATCTTCGCTTTCATGCGCACGCCCTGATGGAATGGCTCCAGCAAACAATCGACCGGGATCATCTGAAAGGAATCGTGGACCTGACGCCCGGTATCCGGTCCCTGCAGATTCATTTTCAGCCCCAAGTGTTGCCGCGTGCCAGGCTGCTCGACATCCTGGTGGATGCAGAGAAGAGCCTCCCCGCTATCGATGAAATGGAAGTGCCGACGCGCATCGTGCATCTTCCGCTTTCATGGGACGATGCGGCGACACAGGTCGCCATCGATAAATATATGCAGTCCGTGCGCAACGATGCGCCGTGGTGTCCAAGTAATATCGAGTTTATCCGTCGCATCAATGGTCTCGGTAGCATTGAGGAGGTGCATCGAATCGTATTTGAGGCGAGCTATCTGGTATTGGGATTGGGGGACGTGTATCTGGGTGCGCCGGTCGCGACTCCGCTGGATCCCCGCCACCGCCTTGTGACCACGAAATATAACCCGGCACGCACCTGGACTCCGGAGAACGCGGTGGGAATAGGTGGCGCGTACCTGTGCATCTACGGCATGGAAGGCCCCGGCGGATATCAGTTCGTCGGACGCACCGTACAAATGTGGAATCGCTATCGTCAAACCGGCGACTTCAAGCAGGGCAACCCTTGGCTGCTGCGCTTTTTCGATCAGATTCGCTTCTATCCCGTGAGCGGGAGCGAACTGCTGGAACTGCGCAAGGATTTCACAGCTGGACGACTTAAGTTGAAGGTAGAAGAAACGACCTTCAGCCTGAAACAGTACAATACGTTCCTGCAACAGAATGCCGCCTCGATCAGCGCGTTCAAAACCAAGCAGCAAGCTGCATTTGAAGCCGAGCGCGAGCGCTGGAGGAGCAGTGGTCAGGCGGAGTACATCAGTGACACCGAATCCGGCCCGGCAGAACCATCAGCTGAGATAGATCTTCCCGAAGGGGCCCACGCCATCACTGCGCACGTAACGGGTACTGTGTGGAAATTGCTCGTGGCGAGCGGACAGCGCGTCACTGCGGGAAGCCCGGTAGTTATTCTTGAATCGATGAAAATGGAGCTCACGGTCCAATCTCCGGTGAATGGGACTGTGCAACAGCTATATTGCCAGGAGCGAGAGCATGTTTCCGCCGGAAAGCTGTTACTCGTGATTCAGGAAGAGTGA
- a CDS encoding urea carboxylase-associated family protein produces the protein MSVHNLIESRLDPEHAVVDEICPAGEPWVKLVKKGATFRIVDLEGNQAVDTLFFNPAHTPERYSATDTISRQRSLYLTTGTNLYSNFGNVMLTIVADTCGRHDTLGGACASESNRVRYALDKYAMHSCRDSFLHSLAHDPLCEQLGLTKRDLPSNINFFMNVPVTDAGGLEFVDGVSAPGKYVEMRAEMDVVVMISNCPQLNNPCNAFNPTPIRLLVWEPAEKGIAHV, from the coding sequence ATGAGCGTGCACAACCTGATCGAAAGCCGGCTTGATCCAGAGCATGCCGTCGTCGATGAGATCTGCCCCGCAGGCGAACCGTGGGTCAAGCTGGTAAAAAAAGGAGCGACGTTTCGCATTGTCGATCTGGAAGGAAACCAGGCGGTCGATACCCTGTTCTTCAACCCGGCTCATACACCGGAACGCTATAGCGCCACCGACACGATCAGCCGGCAAAGAAGCCTGTATTTGACTACTGGCACCAACCTCTATTCCAATTTCGGCAACGTCATGCTCACGATCGTCGCCGACACGTGCGGGCGTCATGATACGCTGGGCGGGGCCTGCGCGTCGGAAAGCAACAGAGTTCGCTATGCACTGGACAAGTATGCGATGCATAGCTGCCGAGATAGTTTTCTCCATTCCTTGGCGCACGATCCGCTTTGTGAACAACTCGGCCTAACCAAACGCGATCTCCCCAGCAATATCAACTTTTTTATGAACGTTCCGGTGACGGACGCCGGCGGGCTTGAATTTGTCGACGGGGTATCGGCGCCCGGCAAGTATGTCGAAATGCGCGCTGAAATGGACGTCGTCGTGATGATCTCGAATTGCCCGCAGCTCAACAACCCCTGTAATGCCTTCAATCCCACGCCGATTCGCTTGTTGGTATGGGAGCCGGCAGAAAAAGGGATTGCGCATGTTTGA
- a CDS encoding urea carboxylase-associated family protein, with translation MNYAHSLLWEENVPGGCHWSGIVRRGTTLRLEDVEGRANAAVLLFNHEEKLERYNMADTLKCQHTFRLTQGHACYSDMGRIFCFITADTTGWHDTTCGLSDAELIEKQYGVARYQEHRNQMYRSGLDGMLIELGKWGLGMRDVVSNINFFSKITANASGELSFQADNKRPGDSVDLSFEMDTLVVLSAAPHPLDPSKVYRPGAVRLALFPTPAGSTAECMGLAENMRGLQHTQRLYACKGGVE, from the coding sequence ATGAATTACGCTCATTCCTTGCTCTGGGAAGAAAACGTCCCCGGAGGTTGTCATTGGTCCGGCATTGTGCGCCGTGGCACGACCCTGCGGCTGGAAGATGTCGAAGGCAGAGCCAACGCCGCAGTGCTGCTGTTCAACCACGAAGAGAAATTGGAACGGTACAACATGGCGGATACGTTGAAGTGTCAACATACCTTCCGATTGACCCAAGGACATGCCTGCTATTCCGATATGGGGCGCATTTTCTGTTTCATTACCGCAGACACGACCGGTTGGCATGACACTACATGCGGATTGAGTGATGCCGAGCTGATAGAGAAGCAATACGGTGTCGCCCGATATCAGGAGCATCGGAATCAGATGTATCGGAGCGGGCTGGACGGGATGCTCATCGAGCTAGGCAAATGGGGTTTAGGGATGCGGGATGTCGTCTCTAACATTAATTTTTTCAGTAAGATCACGGCCAACGCATCCGGCGAATTGTCCTTTCAGGCCGACAACAAAAGACCCGGCGACTCCGTCGATCTGAGCTTCGAAATGGATACGCTGGTTGTGCTGTCCGCCGCCCCGCACCCGCTCGACCCATCCAAAGTCTACCGTCCAGGTGCAGTCCGCTTAGCCCTGTTCCCTACACCGGCTGGATCCACCGCAGAATGTATGGGTTTGGCTGAGAATATGCGAGGTCTCCAACACACTCAACGATTGTATGCCTGTAAGGGAGGTGTCGAATGA
- a CDS encoding amino acid permease: protein MSIKDNPDMLFPATAPSAPETLNRSLSLWNSLTIGFATVSPVAGLYAIIGVQTVVTGGGWFSALALCLVMQLLVATVYAELSSQIPIAGGAYKWARQLGGSTTGTYAGAIYVSSTIAMLTTTAYTGGVWLAIFFGSGGGTGVSLVIWGAVFMLVCTILNMVHVSIFKFLISLGVYAEIVGSFGVALLLFLFFRQHEFSELFAHLGTGTAPSQTAAFLAALAISGWAFIGFDACSTIAEETHDPKRMVPRAIFLSLCMVGSVVLFNSAALTLSFNRDTLVHTSAASDPVTPVIVDNFGAWAETPFLTIVMIAFLACGSSMVQYTSRIVFSMAREGSMPAVLSRVTAAGAPHNAVMFTVLLATLGLLFGLNDEAVATVLAFGTGGLYAMFAMTTGVGLFTRLTGRWDPSLGQLKLGAWGLLINTIAFLWSVFEFINIAWPRPYATSPDAPWWQLWAVPLVLGGILGVTTLYVLTNSLRKN, encoded by the coding sequence ATGTCGATTAAAGACAATCCGGATATGCTGTTTCCCGCTACCGCTCCGAGTGCTCCCGAGACACTCAACCGCAGCCTCAGCCTCTGGAACAGCCTCACCATCGGATTCGCAACCGTTTCGCCGGTTGCAGGATTGTACGCCATCATCGGCGTGCAGACGGTGGTGACCGGAGGTGGTTGGTTTTCAGCGCTGGCGCTCTGTCTAGTGATGCAGCTGCTGGTGGCGACCGTGTATGCGGAGCTGTCCTCTCAGATTCCGATCGCGGGTGGAGCGTACAAATGGGCGAGGCAGCTCGGAGGCTCCACGACGGGGACATATGCCGGAGCCATCTATGTCAGCTCCACAATCGCGATGCTCACCACCACCGCCTACACCGGCGGCGTCTGGCTGGCGATTTTTTTCGGATCAGGAGGTGGAACGGGAGTCAGCCTCGTGATATGGGGCGCGGTGTTCATGCTGGTTTGCACCATCCTCAACATGGTCCACGTCTCAATATTTAAGTTCCTTATTTCCTTGGGTGTCTATGCGGAAATCGTCGGCTCGTTCGGTGTCGCGCTGCTGCTGTTTCTCTTTTTCCGGCAACATGAATTCTCCGAACTGTTCGCGCATCTCGGGACGGGAACCGCCCCCAGCCAGACGGCTGCGTTTCTGGCGGCGCTCGCCATTTCCGGATGGGCGTTCATCGGCTTCGATGCCTGCTCAACCATTGCCGAAGAAACTCATGATCCCAAGCGGATGGTACCGCGCGCGATCTTCTTGTCCCTTTGTATGGTGGGAAGCGTGGTGCTCTTCAACTCTGCCGCGCTCACCCTCAGCTTCAACCGTGACACGTTGGTCCACACGAGCGCCGCGTCAGACCCCGTCACCCCCGTGATCGTCGACAACTTCGGAGCCTGGGCAGAAACCCCTTTCCTGACAATTGTCATGATCGCGTTTCTGGCTTGCGGGTCATCTATGGTGCAATACACATCCCGTATTGTGTTTTCCATGGCACGCGAGGGGAGTATGCCGGCCGTCCTGAGTCGGGTCACCGCTGCCGGAGCCCCGCATAACGCGGTGATGTTCACGGTTCTCCTCGCCACGCTCGGATTGCTCTTCGGACTCAACGACGAAGCGGTCGCCACGGTACTGGCGTTCGGCACGGGCGGGTTGTACGCGATGTTCGCAATGACCACGGGCGTTGGACTCTTCACCCGTCTTACAGGCCGTTGGGACCCCTCGTTAGGGCAGCTGAAGCTAGGCGCCTGGGGATTGCTCATCAATACGATCGCCTTCCTCTGGTCAGTATTCGAATTCATCAATATCGCCTGGCCCCGCCCCTATGCAACCTCGCCCGATGCGCCTTGGTGGCAACTCTGGGCCGTCCCGCTGGTCCTCGGCGGCATCTTGGGAGTGACGACGCTGTACGTGCTGACCAACAGTCTCCGCAAGAATTAA
- a CDS encoding nucleoside deaminase — protein sequence MQQDDLDSSYMELALQQARLAPLIGEVPIGAVLVYKDGVLAVAHNYREVSQDPTAHAEMLVIRKAAEKLRSWRLIDTTLYVTLEPCPMCAGAIVQSRIARLVFGARDPKAGACGSIIDIPGEHRFNHQVDVEGGLLEEKSQALLQEFFQSLRSRAPGNNTGHTPRQKDC from the coding sequence ATGCAGCAAGACGATCTTGATTCCTCCTACATGGAACTGGCCCTTCAGCAGGCTAGACTTGCCCCGCTGATCGGAGAAGTGCCAATCGGCGCCGTCCTCGTCTACAAAGACGGCGTGCTCGCCGTTGCCCACAACTACCGAGAGGTTTCGCAGGACCCCACGGCTCATGCGGAGATGCTCGTGATCCGAAAGGCCGCGGAGAAGTTGCGGAGCTGGCGGCTCATTGACACAACACTCTATGTGACGTTGGAGCCCTGCCCGATGTGTGCCGGAGCCATCGTACAATCCCGCATTGCACGCCTTGTATTTGGCGCCCGAGATCCCAAGGCGGGCGCGTGCGGATCGATTATTGACATCCCCGGCGAACACCGGTTCAACCATCAAGTCGACGTCGAGGGTGGCTTGCTCGAGGAGAAAAGCCAGGCACTCTTGCAGGAATTTTTTCAAAGTCTACGGTCCAGGGCACCGGGCAACAACACCGGTCATACACCTCGACAGAAGGACTGTTGA